AGAAGGTAAAGAAAAATCTGCCTTAGCGGGCAGGTTACGAACGGTGGGCAAATAATTTTGATGAACTGGTCAAAAATACTGGATACCGGTGAAAACCGGTGTCCAGTATTTTTGTAACACGTTGAAATTTCTGGATTCCTGTGTTTCCCCGTCAAGCGAGGACTAAACAGAGCGACGGAATGACGATTTTGGGGCATTTTCAACTTTTGACCAGTTCACCAGTTCATTAATTTTGAATGTTTTCCTTGACAATTAATTGGCTTGTTGGTATATTAGCCAACAGGCAAGGAGAAACATAATGATCACATTTGAAGAAGCGGAAATCAGGGCGAAGATCATCAAGTCCATGTCGCACCCCGTGCGGTTGATGATAATTGAGTTTCTGAAAGGCCGCGAACGTTCCTTTTCGGAAATGTTTGACCTTTTTAAGCTTGACAAATCAACTGTCTCAAAACATCTGCTGGTGCTGAAG
The nucleotide sequence above comes from Deltaproteobacteria bacterium. Encoded proteins:
- a CDS encoding ArsR family transcriptional regulator → MITFEEAEIRAKIIKSMSHPVRLMIIEFLKGRERSFSEMFDLFKLDKSTVSKHLLVLK